In the Purpureocillium takamizusanense chromosome 5, complete sequence genome, one interval contains:
- a CDS encoding uncharacterized protein (COG:H~EggNog:ENOG503NXPE) encodes MTNARGKMRTISKKTRKGHGARRTQVPERPLPVTLLSGFLGSGKTTLLQHILKTEHGLRIAVVVNDIGAINIDAALIKKTHQLTKTDEKVIALQNGCICCTLRGDLLEELVRLAQLQEFDYIIIESSGISEPEQVAETFDARLAETMGDMAEAPGAAQLDESMVKVLKQLKKAGGLEKFAKLDTTVTVIDAFTMMNDFDTADLLSSRRDDVTPEDERTVSDLMVDQIEFADVIILNKTDMINEETKNETRGLIKRLNHRAKIIEASYGKVDVKELVNTGLFKLDVAQSGYGWLQDLHAMTVREVNGRNVLTPKPETEEYNVQSFIYSRYRPFHPRRLFALLYDKFILQMEHPDEEEDDDDDEDEGDGDDDMQDGGDGTDDVEMQGQLDDEEEEHSDSSRSSSSSSPSSSASTGLLGTSPLSAQSASTARTAPSPTAAKVLAQTSTGDDGVQSMQAVDNIGMDTDEEEHKEELAAAEEDPLDIPANDIILANKRSHPTLRRLFRSKGEFLLATRPHRAGDWSQAGAMLTLTGGRPWFCTLPAEEYATGDPQVDALVRHDMRKGGEWGDRRQELVFIGEGLDREALAAMLDACLLTEGEMARWEGVMREEGLDEGTRRERLEELFEDGFPEWAEDDDDDDDEEEEEEDDEEWEGMDADGEEDARRNGHAHGRASREQKKHKHKHGHKHEHDGHRHEHGRRHMVQA; translated from the exons ATGACAAACGCGCGAGGCAAGATGCGGACCATCTCGAAGAAGACTAGAAAAGGACATGGAGCCAGGAGGACGCAGGTTCCTGAAAGGCCGCTCCCAGTGACTCTCCTTTCGGGTTTCCTG GGGTCTGGCAAAACCACTCTGCTTCAGCATATCCTCAAGACGGAACATGGCCTCCGCAtcgcggtggtggtcaaTGACATTGGAGC CATCaacatcgacgccgcgctcatcAAGAAGACGCACCAGCTCACCAAGACGGACGAAAAGGTCATCGCACTGCAAAACGGCTGCATCTGCTGCACCCTGCGAGGCGatctcctcgaggagctggtgcGCCTCGCCCAACTGCAGGAGTTTGACTACATCATCATCGAGAGCAGCGGCATCAGCGAGCCGGAACAGGTCGCCGAGACGTTTGACGCGCGACTGGCCGAGACCatgggcgacatggccgaggcgccgggcgcggcgcagctcgacgaaAGCATGGTCAAGGTCCTCAAGCAACT GAAGAAGGCTGGCGGTCTGGAAAAGTTTGCCAAGCTGGATacgacggtgacggtcaTTGACGCCTTCACCATGATGAACGACTTCGACACGGCGGACCTGCTGTCTtcgcggcgcgacgacgtcacgcCCGAGGATGAGCGCACCGTGTCTGACCTCATGGTCGACCAGATCGAGTTTGCGGATGTCATCATCCTGAACAAGACCGACATG ATCAATGAAGAGACCAAAAACGAGACGCGCGGCCTCATCAAACGGCTCAACCACCGCGCCAAGATCATCGAGGCGTCGTACGGCAAGGTCGACGTCAAGGAGCTCGTCAACACAGGCCTGTTCAAGCTGGACGTGGCACAGTCCGGGTACGGGTGGCTGCAAGATCTCCACGCCATGACTGTTCGCGAG GTCAACGGGCGCAACGTCCTGACGCCCAAGCCCGAGACGGAGGAGTACAACGTGCAGAGCTTCATCTACAGCCGATACAGGCCGTTTCACCCCCGGCGCCTGTTTGCGCTGCTGTACGACAAGTTTATCCTGCAGATGGAGCACcctgatgaggaggaggacgatgacgatgacgaagacgagggggACGGTGATGACGACATGCAGGACGGGGGGGATGGCACGGACGATGTCGAGATGCAGGGCCAGCTggatgatgaagaagaagaacacTCGGACAGCtctcgctcctcgtcctcgtcctccccctCATCCTCCGCGAGCACAGGTCTCCTGGGGACCTCTCCCCTGAGCGCTCAATCAGCCTCCACGGCCCGCACCGCGCCCTCACCGACTGCAGCCAAGGTGCTAGCACAAACAAGCacaggcgacgatggagtACAGTCCatgcaggccgtcgacaacaTCGGGATGGACactgacgaggaggagcacaaGGAGgaactggcggcggcggaggaggaccCCCTGGACATCCCCGCCAACGACATCATCCTCGCCAACAAGCGGTCGCACCCCACGCTGCGGCGCCTCTTCCGCTCCAAGGGCGAGTTCCTCCtcgcgacgcggccgcaCCGCGCGGGCGACTGGTCGCAGGCGGGGGCGATGCTCAcgctgacgggcgggcggccgtggtTCTGCACGTTGCCCGCGGAGGAGTACGCGACGGGCGACCCGCAGGTGGACGCGCTGGTGCGGCACGACATgcgcaagggcggcgagtGGGGGGACCGGCGGCAGGagctcgtcttcatcggcgaGGGGCTCGACcgggaggcgctggcggcgatgctggacGCGTGCCTGCTGACGGAGGGGGAGATGGCGCGGTGGGAGGGGGTGATGCGTGAGGAGGGGCTGGATgaggggacgaggagggagCGCCTGGAGGAGCTGTTTGAGGATGGGTTTCCGGAATGGgcggaggatgatgatgatgatgatgacgaggaggaggaggaggaggatgatgaggagtGGGAGGGCATGGACGCTGATGGAGAGGAAGATGCTCGTCGCAACGGCCATGCTCACGGCCGTGCGAGTCGCGAGCAGAAGAAGCACAAGCACAAGCATGGGCACAAGCATGAGCATGATGGGCACAGGCATGAGCATGGGCGTCGGCACATGGTTCAGGCGTAG